One stretch of Rattus norvegicus strain BN/NHsdMcwi chromosome 12, GRCr8, whole genome shotgun sequence DNA includes these proteins:
- the LOC100364561 gene encoding small ribosomal subunit protein eS27-like, with translation MPLPEDLLHPSPEEEQRKHKKKRLVQSPNSYFMDVQCPGCYKITTGFSHAQTVVLCADCSTVLSAYSGKARLTEGRSFRRK, from the coding sequence ATGCCTCTCCCAGAGGATCTCCTTCATCCCTCTCCAGAAGAGGAGcagaggaaacacaagaaaaagcGCCTGGTGCAGAGCCCCAATTCCTACTTTATGGATGTGCAATGCCCAGGATGCTATAAAATCACCACGGGCTTTAGCCATGCACAAACGGTCGTCTTGTGTGCTGACTGCTCCACTGTGCTGTCAGCCTACAGTGGAAAAGCAAGGCTGACAGAAGGACGCTCCTTCAGGAGGAAGTAG